The Fulvivirga ligni genome window below encodes:
- a CDS encoding cell division protein FtsQ/DivIB yields the protein MKLKIGAKLLIAAVVLISVIGFTNSRQSGEVCKDIAIRIANQHENYYIDEQDVIALMTENGDRAIKGTDFKELNLKEIEHRVEQEKFIKSAEIYKDLKGNLVVKVSLRRPVARVIQNMGPDAYVAEDGSMLPTSGKFTSRVLLISGGYANTLVKQDLPETEEGKKVFNLINYISKDKFWRAQIAQIEIDKKLNVILYPQVTKQYVELGQPDKLEAKFKKLKIFYDRILKQKGWNTYERVNLEYEGQIIAE from the coding sequence ATGAAACTAAAAATCGGGGCGAAGTTGCTGATAGCAGCCGTGGTGCTGATATCTGTTATTGGCTTTACTAATAGCAGGCAGAGCGGCGAAGTGTGTAAAGACATAGCCATTCGTATAGCTAACCAGCATGAAAACTATTACATAGATGAGCAGGATGTAATAGCGCTTATGACTGAAAATGGTGATAGAGCTATCAAAGGAACAGATTTTAAAGAGCTGAACCTTAAGGAAATAGAGCATAGAGTAGAGCAGGAGAAGTTTATAAAATCTGCTGAAATCTATAAGGATTTGAAAGGTAATCTGGTGGTAAAGGTTTCTTTAAGAAGGCCGGTAGCCAGAGTGATCCAAAATATGGGGCCAGATGCTTACGTGGCTGAAGATGGCAGCATGTTGCCCACTTCAGGAAAGTTTACCTCGCGAGTATTATTGATTAGCGGAGGTTATGCAAACACGCTGGTAAAGCAGGATCTACCTGAAACTGAAGAAGGAAAGAAGGTATTTAATCTGATCAACTATATCAGTAAAGATAAGTTCTGGAGAGCCCAGATAGCTCAGATAGAGATAGATAAAAAACTGAACGTGATACTCTACCCGCAAGTAACAAAGCAGTACGTAGAGTTAGGGCAGCCAGATAAGCTGGAGGCCAAGTTCAAAAAGCTTAAAATATTTTACGATCGAATTTTAAAGCAGAAAGGCTGGAATACCTATGAGAGGGTAAACCT